One Bacillus andreraoultii genomic region harbors:
- a CDS encoding IS1182 family transposase: MFKHYNMNQVVLPLNLEIKLKENDIAFAINDLVESIPEEAFEDFIRQTGRPAYHPRMMLKVILCGYTQSVFSGRKIEALLQDSIRMMWLAQGHEPSYRTINRFRSNPLIENILRECFVQFRNQLVEKELIEEEAIFIDGTKIEANANKFTFVWRKSIERYSDKLIEKSNQLYDELLEKEIIPAIEREKEEELSVKEMEEVVEKLDEKIEEYNKKIEVSEVGSERKKLRSERKLPIQSRKQWMDYITRKQKYQNDMEIFGDRNSYSKTDPDATFMRMKDDYMKNGQLKAGYNVQIATEGQYVLAYDVFPNPTDTRTLIPFLDTIEENFFELPEFIVADAGYGSEQNYEDIIENRNRTPLITYNQYRKEKKKKHKDNAFHVDNWEYNEDEDTFLCPNGRKVRFSHHSKRTDRYGFTREFKVYECEDCSDCPLRDLCTKAKEGNNRKVYINEKWESQKEYVRTKLSDEKTGEIYGKRKIDVEPAFGFLKANLGFTRFSVRGKQKVKNELAFALMAVNMRKVTAISGKIVTRNGKTPQKRFQANFLLPGTFLYTTFG; encoded by the coding sequence ATGTTTAAACATTATAACATGAATCAAGTAGTTTTACCGCTAAATTTAGAAATTAAGTTGAAAGAAAACGATATTGCTTTTGCGATCAATGATCTTGTCGAGAGTATTCCCGAAGAAGCTTTCGAGGACTTCATACGACAAACCGGCCGTCCCGCGTATCATCCTCGTATGATGTTGAAAGTCATTTTGTGTGGATATACGCAATCCGTGTTTTCCGGCCGTAAAATAGAAGCTTTATTACAGGATAGTATCCGCATGATGTGGCTGGCTCAAGGACATGAACCTAGCTATCGCACCATCAATCGCTTCCGTTCTAATCCACTCATTGAAAACATCCTACGTGAATGCTTTGTCCAGTTCCGAAATCAGCTCGTGGAAAAGGAATTGATTGAAGAGGAAGCCATTTTTATTGATGGTACAAAAATTGAAGCAAACGCAAATAAGTTCACCTTTGTATGGCGGAAGTCCATTGAAAGATATAGTGATAAGCTAATTGAAAAGTCCAATCAACTGTATGATGAGCTGCTAGAGAAGGAGATCATCCCAGCAATAGAGCGAGAAAAGGAAGAGGAACTTTCCGTCAAAGAAATGGAAGAAGTAGTCGAAAAGTTAGACGAGAAAATCGAGGAATATAATAAAAAGATTGAAGTATCTGAAGTTGGGAGTGAACGGAAAAAGCTCCGTTCCGAACGCAAATTACCCATACAATCTCGGAAGCAATGGATGGATTACATTACTCGCAAACAAAAGTATCAAAACGATATGGAGATTTTCGGTGATCGCAATAGTTACTCAAAGACGGACCCAGATGCGACGTTTATGCGCATGAAGGACGACTACATGAAGAACGGTCAATTGAAAGCTGGTTACAATGTCCAAATTGCGACGGAAGGTCAATATGTGCTCGCTTACGATGTTTTCCCAAACCCGACCGATACACGCACTTTAATTCCTTTTCTCGACACGATTGAAGAAAACTTTTTCGAGCTTCCGGAATTCATTGTCGCGGATGCAGGATATGGTAGCGAACAGAATTATGAAGATATCATCGAGAATCGAAATCGAACGCCACTTATTACATACAATCAATATCGAAAGGAGAAGAAAAAGAAGCATAAGGACAACGCTTTTCATGTAGATAATTGGGAATATAATGAGGACGAAGATACTTTTCTGTGCCCAAATGGTCGGAAAGTACGATTTAGCCATCATTCCAAACGAACAGACAGGTACGGATTCACCCGTGAATTTAAAGTGTACGAGTGTGAGGACTGTTCGGATTGTCCACTCCGCGATTTATGCACGAAAGCAAAAGAAGGGAACAACCGAAAAGTCTACATAAATGAAAAGTGGGAGTCCCAAAAAGAATATGTACGTACGAAGCTTTCAGACGAGAAAACTGGTGAAATTTACGGAAAACGTAAAATTGATGTAGAACCAGCGTTCGGTTTTCTGAAGGCTAATTTAGGTTTCACTCGTTTTTCCGTCAGAGGAAAACAGAAAGTGAAAAATGAATTAGCCTTTGCGTTGATGGCGGTGAATATGAGAAAAGTCACCGCCATCAGCGGTAAAATAGTGACGAGAAATGGAAAAACCCCACAAAAAAGGTTCCAAGCAAATTTTTTATTGCCTGGAACCTTTTTATATACTACTTTTGGCTAG
- a CDS encoding TRAP transporter permease, which translates to MTEKNDQIQLTEEEQRALMEKYDAESRTRNLTGVMSGVVLALLIGFSIFQIYTGAFGEYTAYIQRTVHLGFALVLIFLLFPARKKSPRKKVAWYDYGLALLALLVCSYWPLYYDSLVQKIGGINTTQLIIGGIAIILVLEAARRVVGVPLVVIAVFFLLYALYGPYMPGMLAHRGLSLEQLIDTMFFTTEGILGTPLQVSSTFIFLFILFGAFLVQTGVGNYFNDLAIAIAGKRTGGPAKVAVFTSALSGTISGSSVANVVQTGSYTIPLMKSLGYKRNFAGAVEAAASTGGQIMPPVMGAAAFLMIEYAGVPYIEIIKAAAIPALLYFTGIWIMTHLEAKKMGLKGLPADQIPPKIEVLKKIYLLSPIIAIILFMNSGTSISRAALYGILFTIVVSLFRKDTRINFSKFIVALTEGARSALGVASATACAGIIVGVVTKTGLGLKLGNGIVGLAQTMTSNPDVLLLLTLFFTMITSIIIGMGSPTTANYIITSTIALPAILALNNQLEVAVPVLAAHMFVFYFGIVADITPPVALAAFAATGISGGEPIRTGVNASKLAITAFIIPYMFVLQPELLMIDTTFLGIIWIIFTAVTGMVAIGAGLIGYWYFNLNWIERLLSVIVGLLLIYPEGFSDLIGLIGFIAMIAYQFIFKKGKGTGMKAEGASM; encoded by the coding sequence ATGACTGAGAAAAATGACCAAATTCAGTTAACGGAAGAAGAACAAAGAGCATTAATGGAAAAATACGATGCTGAGTCAAGAACGAGAAATCTCACCGGTGTGATGTCGGGTGTAGTCCTTGCATTATTAATTGGCTTTTCCATTTTCCAAATTTATACAGGGGCCTTTGGAGAATATACCGCTTATATTCAACGAACTGTTCACTTAGGTTTTGCGTTAGTTTTAATTTTTCTCTTATTTCCGGCCAGGAAGAAGAGTCCACGTAAGAAAGTTGCTTGGTATGATTATGGTCTTGCATTACTAGCACTACTTGTTTGTAGTTATTGGCCGTTATATTATGATTCACTCGTACAAAAAATAGGCGGAATTAATACGACACAATTAATTATTGGAGGGATTGCGATCATTCTCGTGTTGGAGGCTGCGAGGAGAGTCGTAGGTGTACCATTAGTTGTCATTGCAGTTTTTTTCTTACTTTACGCTTTATACGGTCCATACATGCCTGGGATGCTTGCTCATCGAGGGTTAAGTTTAGAGCAATTAATTGATACGATGTTTTTTACGACAGAAGGAATTCTTGGAACACCACTTCAAGTTTCATCAACATTTATTTTCTTATTTATTTTGTTCGGTGCCTTCCTTGTTCAAACAGGAGTAGGAAATTATTTCAATGATTTAGCGATTGCTATTGCTGGTAAACGTACAGGAGGACCGGCAAAAGTTGCTGTATTTACAAGTGCATTGTCTGGGACGATATCGGGTAGTTCCGTTGCGAACGTTGTACAGACTGGTTCTTATACGATTCCACTGATGAAAAGTCTCGGTTATAAGAGGAACTTTGCTGGAGCGGTAGAGGCAGCTGCTTCTACAGGAGGGCAAATTATGCCGCCTGTTATGGGTGCAGCAGCGTTTTTAATGATTGAGTATGCAGGTGTTCCTTACATAGAAATCATTAAGGCAGCAGCAATCCCAGCGCTATTATACTTTACAGGGATTTGGATTATGACCCATTTAGAAGCTAAAAAGATGGGACTAAAGGGATTGCCAGCTGACCAAATACCACCAAAGATAGAAGTTTTAAAGAAAATATATTTGTTATCACCAATTATTGCGATTATCCTCTTTATGAATAGTGGGACGAGTATTTCTCGTGCAGCACTATATGGGATATTATTTACGATTGTCGTTAGTTTATTTAGAAAAGATACAAGAATTAATTTCTCGAAATTTATTGTTGCATTAACAGAGGGGGCGCGTTCAGCTTTAGGTGTTGCTTCTGCGACTGCTTGTGCAGGGATTATTGTTGGTGTCGTAACGAAAACCGGTCTAGGATTAAAATTAGGGAATGGAATTGTTGGTTTAGCTCAAACAATGACAAGCAATCCGGATGTATTATTACTATTAACACTGTTTTTCACAATGATCACGTCAATTATTATTGGGATGGGGTCACCAACAACAGCAAACTACATCATTACGTCAACCATTGCATTACCAGCAATATTAGCACTGAATAACCAATTAGAAGTAGCCGTTCCTGTCCTTGCTGCACATATGTTTGTGTTTTACTTTGGAATTGTTGCGGATATTACACCACCAGTTGCTCTCGCTGCGTTTGCGGCAACGGGAATATCAGGTGGAGAGCCAATTCGAACAGGGGTTAATGCTTCTAAACTTGCAATCACTGCTTTTATTATTCCCTATATGTTTGTATTACAGCCGGAGTTATTAATGATTGATACAACGTTTCTCGGAATTATTTGGATTATCTTTACCGCAGTAACGGGAATGGTAGCCATTGGTGCTGGATTAATCGGTTACTGGTATTTTAACTTAAATTGGATCGAACGGCTTCTTTCAGTCATTGTCGGTTTATTACTGATTTATCCAGAAGGCTTTTCTGATCTTATTGGTCTCATTGGATTTATTGCAATGATTGCTTACCAATTTATTTTTAAAAAGGGGAAAGGTACCGGAATGAAAGCTGAAGGAGCTAGTATGTAG
- a CDS encoding DUF1850 domain-containing protein: protein MKKKKIMNFIIGVLFLILFLSLFLSFPIKKAVVFYEKNTDQITAYLPVNAGDTFQIIFTHSIHLTDVIEKYRVLPDDTIEEYEFIFEEFGIGMPSNAEEGQTFVYEDGKYHIKNVGNIFPSMKIRNGETVSEHRLVWGKNDEHIVKFNHYFQPGNWYTVKVVNLSLWQSMKGDEIHD from the coding sequence GTGAAGAAGAAAAAAATCATGAACTTCATAATTGGTGTGCTTTTCCTCATTTTGTTTTTATCTTTATTTTTATCATTTCCAATAAAAAAGGCAGTCGTGTTTTATGAAAAAAATACAGATCAAATTACTGCCTATCTTCCAGTTAATGCGGGGGATACCTTTCAAATTATTTTCACTCATTCCATCCACTTAACCGATGTAATTGAAAAATACCGTGTTTTGCCTGACGACACAATTGAGGAATATGAATTTATATTTGAGGAGTTTGGGATTGGAATGCCGTCGAATGCAGAAGAGGGTCAAACTTTTGTCTACGAGGATGGAAAGTATCATATAAAAAATGTAGGAAATATTTTTCCATCGATGAAAATTAGGAATGGTGAAACGGTTTCCGAACATCGACTTGTGTGGGGAAAAAATGACGAGCACATTGTAAAATTTAATCATTACTTTCAACCAGGAAATTGGTACACCGTAAAAGTCGTTAATCTATCTTTATGGCAATCTATGAAAGGAGATGAAATACATGACTGA
- a CDS encoding TAXI family TRAP transporter solute-binding subunit — protein MKKKFLALFALVFALSLFLVACGGNETSTGGKSEGSKEGETTKTEKPKFLSMLTGGTSGTYYPLGGEIAKMITDKTGIQTDAVSSNASADNVLALSKGEAEIAFVQTDVMAAAVEGINAFEESGKITNVLALGSLYPETVQIVTLEKSDIKSVEDLKGKKVSVGAPGSGTYINAEQILEIHGMTMDDIKPQNLDFAESTGGIQDGNIDAAFITAGTPTGAVEGLSATNPVKIVPIAQDKVDALIEKYPYYAADTIKSGTYGLKEDVTTVAVLAMLAVVDSVPEDTVYEMTKAVYENADKITHAKGEYIKLENALKGIGIDLHPGAEKYFKEAGALTE, from the coding sequence GTGAAAAAGAAGTTTTTAGCTTTATTTGCATTAGTCTTTGCCCTGTCACTCTTTCTAGTAGCTTGTGGTGGCAATGAGACATCGACTGGTGGAAAAAGTGAAGGGTCAAAAGAAGGAGAAACGACAAAAACGGAAAAACCGAAATTTCTAAGTATGTTAACAGGTGGAACAAGTGGTACATATTATCCGTTAGGTGGAGAAATTGCAAAAATGATTACGGATAAAACGGGTATTCAAACAGATGCAGTATCTTCTAACGCTTCAGCAGATAACGTACTTGCTTTAAGTAAAGGGGAAGCGGAAATTGCGTTTGTTCAAACAGATGTGATGGCTGCTGCTGTTGAAGGAATTAATGCCTTTGAAGAAAGTGGTAAAATAACGAATGTTTTAGCACTTGGATCCCTATATCCAGAAACTGTTCAAATTGTAACATTGGAGAAATCTGATATTAAGTCTGTCGAAGATTTAAAAGGGAAAAAAGTGTCCGTTGGTGCACCTGGTTCAGGAACATATATTAATGCCGAGCAAATTTTAGAAATTCATGGTATGACAATGGACGATATTAAACCTCAGAACTTAGACTTTGCTGAATCAACTGGTGGAATTCAAGATGGAAATATTGATGCTGCATTTATCACGGCTGGTACGCCTACAGGGGCAGTTGAAGGTTTATCTGCAACTAATCCAGTAAAAATTGTTCCAATCGCTCAAGATAAAGTTGATGCTTTAATCGAGAAATATCCATACTATGCAGCTGATACAATTAAATCTGGAACATACGGATTGAAAGAAGATGTAACGACAGTCGCTGTTCTTGCTATGCTTGCTGTTGTTGATAGTGTTCCAGAAGATACAGTTTATGAGATGACAAAAGCAGTCTATGAAAATGCAGATAAAATTACGCATGCAAAAGGTGAATATATTAAACTAGAAAATGCACTAAAAGGTATCGGTATTGATTTACATCCAGGTGCGGAAAAATATTTTAAAGAAGCTGGTGCTTTAACAGAATAA
- a CDS encoding short-chain fatty acid transporter encodes MTSFFDRMVRRFLPDAFLFAIILTFIVFLLGIIFTDHSPIQMAEYWGTGFWDLLAFTMQMTLIVVTGYVLASSPLVRNLLINLSNLATTPNQAVVLVTVVSTIGCLINYGFGMVVGALLATHVIKKVPTVDYRLLVASAYSGFLVWHGGLSGSIPLTIATEGHFLQDILGVIPITKTLLSPYNLFIVIALLITLPILNRLLLKSGTSVNDIQPPGVDENTYGELEQASGEKTFATRMENSWVLSTLIGVMGLVFIVYYFIKNGLDLNINIVNFIFLFLGIIFHKTPRRFLESVNRAVKNASGIIVQFPFYAGIMGMMVASGLSAKLSEWFVSVSNEFMYPLLTFISAGILNIFVPSGGGQWAVQGPIMIPGAEALGVDLAKTAMAVAWGDAWTNMIQPFWAIPLLAIAGLKVRDIMGFCVTILLWSFIPIAIGLLFF; translated from the coding sequence ATGACTTCTTTTTTTGATCGAATGGTAAGAAGATTTTTGCCTGACGCTTTTTTATTTGCTATTATTCTTACATTCATTGTTTTTCTACTTGGGATTATTTTTACAGATCATTCACCCATCCAAATGGCTGAATATTGGGGTACAGGTTTTTGGGATTTACTCGCTTTTACAATGCAAATGACATTGATTGTTGTAACCGGCTATGTCCTAGCATCAAGTCCATTGGTTCGAAACTTACTTATCAATTTAAGTAATTTGGCAACAACACCTAATCAGGCAGTCGTTTTAGTTACTGTTGTGTCTACAATTGGTTGTTTAATTAACTACGGTTTTGGCATGGTTGTTGGTGCCCTACTCGCCACACATGTTATAAAAAAAGTGCCGACCGTCGATTACCGCTTACTCGTTGCCAGTGCTTATAGTGGTTTTCTTGTATGGCATGGGGGATTATCCGGTTCTATTCCTTTAACAATCGCAACAGAAGGACATTTCTTACAAGATATTTTAGGGGTTATCCCTATTACTAAAACTTTGTTAAGTCCATATAATTTATTTATTGTTATCGCACTACTAATCACATTACCCATTTTAAATCGCCTCCTTTTAAAGTCAGGTACATCTGTTAATGATATTCAACCACCTGGTGTAGATGAGAATACTTATGGTGAACTAGAACAAGCTTCAGGGGAAAAAACATTTGCCACTCGCATGGAAAATAGTTGGGTGCTTTCGACACTTATTGGGGTAATGGGCCTCGTATTCATTGTCTATTATTTTATTAAAAATGGTTTGGACCTCAATATTAATATTGTTAACTTTATCTTTTTATTTCTAGGAATCATTTTTCATAAAACACCGCGTCGTTTTCTTGAAAGTGTGAATCGGGCAGTGAAAAATGCAAGCGGTATCATTGTTCAATTTCCTTTTTATGCAGGGATTATGGGGATGATGGTAGCTTCTGGCCTATCAGCGAAATTATCCGAATGGTTTGTTAGTGTTTCTAATGAATTTATGTATCCGCTATTAACGTTTATTAGTGCAGGGATTTTAAATATTTTTGTCCCATCTGGTGGTGGTCAGTGGGCTGTTCAAGGACCAATTATGATTCCTGGTGCCGAAGCTCTAGGTGTTGATTTAGCAAAAACGGCAATGGCTGTTGCTTGGGGCGATGCATGGACGAATATGATACAGCCGTTTTGGGCCATTCCACTTCTTGCTATTGCTGGTCTAAAGGTAAGGGATATTATGGGATTTTGTGTAACTATTCTTCTATGGAGCTTTATTCCAATCGCGATTGGTTTGCTGTTCTTCTAA
- a CDS encoding DMT family transporter codes for MKIARHNKSVLWSLIISITVLWGYAWVLMKASLQYMGPFTFSSYRFLTGTLALFVVLLLLKIGFPHKRYWKHLFVVGILQTAIVFLLVMYGLKFVGAGKSSVLLYSMPIWSSFLAAKFLQERLSLKKLCGLVVGLIGLLIIFGSDLFKQDQMIIIGEILIILAAISWGISNVYFRIYLHQLPKLQTSAFQMLFGTIGIVVVTLIMEPGMPVEWNMESIYYILFTGVVASALCFTVWFIILSSIDIVTATISTLLVPIFGLIFSHILLGEKITVSIMVGTLFIISGIIISQQREKRKSHEVG; via the coding sequence ATGAAGATTGCACGGCATAACAAATCAGTGTTGTGGAGTCTAATCATTTCTATTACCGTGTTATGGGGATATGCTTGGGTACTCATGAAAGCCTCGCTCCAATATATGGGTCCATTTACGTTCTCTTCTTACCGTTTTCTTACCGGTACATTGGCATTGTTTGTTGTTTTACTACTATTAAAAATTGGATTCCCACATAAAAGGTATTGGAAACATTTATTTGTTGTAGGAATTCTTCAGACAGCGATTGTTTTTTTGCTCGTTATGTATGGACTCAAATTTGTCGGTGCGGGCAAATCATCCGTATTACTCTATTCGATGCCTATCTGGAGTAGCTTTCTTGCAGCAAAATTTTTACAAGAGAGGTTGTCATTAAAAAAATTATGTGGCTTAGTCGTAGGTTTGATAGGGTTGCTAATAATATTTGGCTCTGATTTATTTAAGCAAGATCAAATGATTATTATTGGTGAAATTCTTATTATTCTTGCGGCAATTTCGTGGGGAATTTCAAATGTATATTTTCGTATATACTTACACCAACTCCCTAAGTTACAAACATCGGCATTCCAGATGTTATTCGGAACAATAGGTATTGTTGTTGTTACGTTAATTATGGAACCAGGGATGCCAGTTGAATGGAATATGGAAAGTATATATTACATTTTGTTTACGGGTGTTGTTGCTTCAGCACTTTGTTTTACAGTATGGTTTATAATTCTTAGTTCGATTGATATAGTGACCGCCACTATTTCCACTTTATTAGTCCCAATTTTTGGCCTCATCTTCAGTCATATTCTCTTGGGGGAAAAAATAACCGTTAGTATCATGGTAGGCACATTGTTTATTATTTCAGGAATTATAATCTCCCAACAACGTGAAAAGCGAAAAAGTCATGAGGTAGGTTAG
- a CDS encoding toxic anion resistance protein, whose product MNEREKVTNELDDLLANPFENITLDETNKQELQSQGNQRESKDLLDQIGGEKPKRLIDTLPETDQKRAMQLAEQIDPFNQSSITLYGTQAQAKLSNFSSSMLDHVKSGNIGEIGEIISDLMKKLDQVNPEELQVEKRGFISRMFGKVSRSVNEILTKYQKTGAQIDRITVRLEHCKNSLISDNTLLEQLYNKNKEYFQALNIYIAAGEVKLEEIRTTHIPELQRKAQATDDQMAYQEVNDMIQFADRLEKRLHDLKLSRQITIQSAPQIRMIQNTNQTLVEKIQTSITTAIPLWKNQIAIALTLLRQRKAVEAQKQVSQTTNDLLLKNADLLKTNSIEVAKENERGIVDIETLKKTQENLVSTLEETLRIQAEGRAKRHQAEQELLSMEDQLKQKLLEIRG is encoded by the coding sequence ATGAATGAGCGTGAGAAGGTTACCAATGAATTAGATGATTTATTGGCAAATCCTTTTGAAAATATAACATTGGATGAAACAAATAAACAAGAATTACAAAGTCAAGGAAATCAACGTGAATCAAAGGACTTATTGGATCAAATCGGTGGAGAGAAACCGAAACGATTAATAGATACATTACCAGAAACTGATCAAAAGCGTGCGATGCAGTTAGCTGAACAAATTGATCCGTTTAATCAAAGCTCGATTACATTGTACGGTACCCAAGCACAAGCAAAATTAAGTAACTTCTCATCATCGATGTTAGATCATGTGAAAAGCGGCAATATCGGTGAAATTGGTGAAATTATTTCTGATTTAATGAAAAAGTTAGATCAAGTTAACCCTGAGGAGCTACAAGTTGAAAAGCGTGGATTTATTTCAAGGATGTTTGGGAAGGTATCTCGTTCAGTTAATGAAATTTTAACGAAGTACCAAAAGACTGGAGCACAAATTGATCGAATTACTGTACGGCTTGAACATTGTAAAAACTCATTAATAAGTGATAACACATTGTTGGAGCAACTTTACAATAAAAATAAAGAATACTTCCAAGCATTGAATATATATATCGCTGCAGGTGAAGTGAAGTTAGAAGAAATTCGGACAACTCATATACCAGAATTACAACGGAAAGCTCAAGCAACCGATGATCAAATGGCTTACCAAGAAGTAAATGATATGATTCAATTTGCTGACCGTTTAGAAAAACGACTACATGATTTGAAGTTAAGTCGTCAAATTACGATACAAAGTGCGCCACAAATTCGGATGATACAAAATACAAACCAAACATTAGTCGAAAAAATTCAAACGTCGATTACAACAGCTATTCCACTATGGAAAAATCAAATTGCGATTGCCCTTACTTTATTAAGACAACGAAAAGCAGTTGAGGCACAAAAACAAGTATCACAAACAACGAATGATCTTTTATTGAAAAATGCTGATTTATTAAAAACCAATTCAATTGAAGTCGCTAAAGAAAATGAACGAGGTATTGTTGATATAGAAACATTGAAAAAGACACAAGAAAACTTAGTATCCACATTGGAAGAAACATTACGCATTCAAGCAGAAGGACGCGCAAAACGTCACCAAGCAGAACAAGAATTACTTTCAATGGAAGACCAATTAAAACAAAAACTTTTAGAAATTCGAGGATAG
- a CDS encoding 5-bromo-4-chloroindolyl phosphate hydrolysis family protein, with protein MKALLMFLLRLFTAGVTTVTILLSSYFGFDQSFLFSSFIAVLGGGAVFYSMKYGTQSQLLRRNGLTKREYKIVQQNLKEAKEKIQRLQKSFFQIQNLANAKQNFETLRVVNKIYHVTKKEPRRFFLVEDFYFSHLDSMVELAEKYTFLASQPAKTIELTRSLHETRNTMNDMVKIIEQDLHKMIEGDINNLNFEIDVAKKFIDKK; from the coding sequence TTGAAAGCCCTATTAATGTTTCTTCTTAGATTGTTTACTGCAGGTGTGACGACGGTGACCATTTTATTATCAAGTTACTTCGGCTTTGACCAAAGTTTTCTTTTCTCAAGTTTCATTGCCGTCCTTGGTGGGGGAGCGGTCTTTTATAGTATGAAATATGGAACACAGTCCCAGCTTTTACGAAGAAACGGTTTGACAAAAAGAGAGTATAAGATTGTCCAACAAAATTTGAAAGAAGCAAAAGAAAAAATTCAACGTCTCCAAAAGTCTTTTTTTCAAATTCAAAACTTAGCGAATGCGAAACAAAACTTTGAAACATTACGAGTTGTTAATAAAATATATCATGTAACGAAAAAGGAGCCACGACGATTTTTCTTAGTGGAAGACTTTTATTTTTCCCACTTAGATTCAATGGTGGAACTTGCTGAAAAATATACTTTTCTCGCATCCCAACCAGCGAAAACAATTGAACTAACGAGATCTCTTCATGAAACGAGAAATACAATGAATGATATGGTAAAAATTATTGAACAAGATTTGCATAAAATGATTGAAGGAGATATTAATAATCTAAACTTCGAAATTGACGTAGCGAAAAAATTTATTGATAAAAAGTGA
- a CDS encoding DUF1646 family protein, with protein sequence MIGLLIILLLVLFLPFTVKVVEHNLEYFLFIMGILAAFVGGVLDTKLLVQALEDPIKITLAVLLAGLLFKWFQNQLGHAITAFSNKIPFPLFIAIVVIGLGFLSSIITAIIAALVLVLIISNLPLQRRHEVLLTVIACFSIGLGAALTPIGEPLSTIVTSKMGEDFLYLLELVGPFVIPGVIVLGIFAALVVKRREGLGLQSSTETESYKEIIVRSVKIYLFVFGLTMLGAGFEPLINAYLLDLSPKILYWVNMISAVLDNATLAAAEVSPAMSASTIEAILLGLLISGGMLIPGNIPNIISAGKLNITSKEWARAGVPIGLAIMVIYFVILIVIGF encoded by the coding sequence ATGATTGGATTGCTTATAATTTTACTACTCGTTCTCTTTTTACCATTTACAGTAAAAGTCGTTGAACATAATTTAGAATACTTTCTATTTATCATGGGGATTCTTGCTGCTTTTGTCGGTGGTGTTCTTGATACAAAGCTACTTGTACAAGCATTAGAGGATCCAATAAAAATTACATTAGCCGTCCTTCTTGCGGGATTATTATTTAAATGGTTCCAAAATCAATTAGGCCATGCCATTACAGCTTTTAGTAATAAAATTCCTTTTCCATTATTTATTGCTATCGTTGTTATTGGCTTAGGATTCCTTTCTAGTATTATTACAGCTATTATAGCTGCTCTTGTACTTGTTCTAATCATTAGCAATCTACCATTACAAAGACGGCATGAAGTTTTGTTAACGGTTATTGCCTGTTTTTCAATTGGACTTGGGGCGGCATTAACACCAATTGGTGAGCCATTATCAACAATTGTAACAAGTAAAATGGGTGAAGATTTTCTATACTTATTAGAGCTAGTCGGACCTTTTGTCATTCCAGGTGTCATCGTATTAGGGATTTTTGCGGCACTTGTCGTTAAACGTAGAGAAGGATTAGGACTTCAATCATCAACTGAGACGGAATCATACAAAGAAATTATTGTTCGTTCTGTGAAAATCTATTTGTTTGTATTTGGTTTAACGATGTTAGGTGCTGGTTTTGAACCTTTAATTAATGCCTATTTACTTGATTTAAGCCCTAAAATTCTTTATTGGGTCAATATGATTTCAGCTGTGTTAGATAATGCAACATTAGCGGCTGCTGAAGTAAGTCCAGCGATGAGTGCTAGTACGATTGAAGCTATTTTACTTGGCTTACTCATAAGTGGTGGGATGTTAATCCCAGGTAATATACCAAACATCATCTCAGCGGGAAAATTGAACATTACAAGTAAAGAATGGGCAAGAGCTGGTGTTCCAATCGGGCTAGCCATTATGGTCATTTACTTTGTCATCTTAATCGTTATCGGATTTTAA